AGCGGTCGGGCGCCACCTGGATGCTGATCAGCAGGTCGCCGGGTGGGCCGTTGCGGGCGCCGCGCCCTCCCTGCCCCTTGAGGCGTATGCGTGTTCCAGTATCGGCACCCGGGGGCACGGTGATCAGCACCTTGCGGCGGGCCCGGATCTCGCCGGCGCCGCCGCACGTGGAGCAGCGTTCGCTCGGCACCTGGCCGCGTCCCAGGCACTGGGGGCAGGGCCGCTGCACGGCGAACCCACCCTGCCCGAACGAGATGGTGCCGCGTCCGCCGCATTCGGGACACGTCTGGAACTTGGCCCCGGGTGCGCCACCCGAGCCGTGACAGGTCTCGCATTCCTCGGTGACCTCCAGATCCACGGGCACCTTACCCCCGGTGGCCGCGGTGCGGAAGGGCACGTCCAGCGAGCGCTCGACGTCCTGCCCACGTTCCGGCCCGCGCGACTTGGGGCGTCCGCCGCCGAACATCGAGCTGAAGATGTCGCCGAAGCCGCCAAGCCCGCCCAGGTCCATATCCTCGAAATGGTAGCCGCCGGGCGGCTGCGGTCCGCCCGGGGACGGGCGCGGCCCGCGGCCCGAGGAGAAGCCGCCACCGAAGGCCCCCAGCCGGCGCATTTCGTCGTACTGCTTTCGCTTCTCCACGTCCCCGACGACGTTGTTCGCCTCCGAGATCTCCTTGAAGCGCTCGGCGGCCTTGGGGTCGTTGGGATTGGCGTCGGGGTGGAATTTCTTGGCCAGCTTCCGGTACTGCTTCTTGATCTCGTCCTGAGTCGCGGAAGCGGTCACCCCGAGTACCGCGTAGTAGTCCTTGGTGGGCGGCATGCGGGAGGGCTAGGGTTCGTCGTGCCACTGCGTCACGACGACGCGCGCGGGTCGAAGCAACTGGCCGTTGAACGTATATCCAACCTGGTATACCTGGGCCACGCGATGGTCCTGTTCGGGCAGCTCGGCGCGCGTCGTCGCGACCGCCTCCTGCACGGCAGGG
This DNA window, taken from Gemmatimonadaceae bacterium, encodes the following:
- the dnaJ gene encoding molecular chaperone DnaJ codes for the protein MPPTKDYYAVLGVTASATQDEIKKQYRKLAKKFHPDANPNDPKAAERFKEISEANNVVGDVEKRKQYDEMRRLGAFGGGFSSGRGPRPSPGGPQPPGGYHFEDMDLGGLGGFGDIFSSMFGGGRPKSRGPERGQDVERSLDVPFRTAATGGKVPVDLEVTEECETCHGSGGAPGAKFQTCPECGGRGTISFGQGGFAVQRPCPQCLGRGQVPSERCSTCGGAGEIRARRKVLITVPPGADTGTRIRLKGQGGRGARNGPPGDLLISIQVAPDRFYAREGLDLVAKVPINIAQATLGSKVGVRTLDGRKVAIRIPAGTPSGKRFRVKAQGIEKEGARGDLIVQVEVTVPEKLSPEQEKMMREFAEAGGLKY